The Dehalobacter sp. DNA window ATGTTCAGGATAAATCATACAAAAGATTTCTTATTATCTGGCTGGGGCAGCTGATGTCGGCCATTGGAAGCGGGCTTACCGCTTTCGCACTGGGTGTGTTTGTTTTTCAGAAGACCCAATCGGCGACGAATTTTTCCTTAATCATTCTTTTTGCCTTTTTGCCGACATTCATTTTGCTGCCGTTTGGAGGAGTAATGGCGGACAGGTTTGATCGCAAGAAAATGATGATAATCGGGGATGCGGGCGCTATAACCGGTTTATTATTCATTTTGCTGGTCATGATATCGGGCAGTATAGAGATTTGGCATATTTATGTTGGAGTGGCACTGAGTTCGGTATTCGCAGCTATTCAAAACCCCTCTTATAAGGCGGT harbors:
- a CDS encoding MFS transporter; its protein translation is MNVQDKSYKRFLIIWLGQLMSAIGSGLTAFALGVFVFQKTQSATNFSLIILFAFLPTFILLPFGGVMADRFDRKKMMIIGDAGAITGLLFILLVMISGSIEIWHIYVGVALSSVFAAIQNPSYKAVVTDLVSEEMYSRASGLIQLAGSAQYLISPVIAGFLMSI